A segment of the uncultured Desulfobulbus sp. genome:
GTTTAATTCTCTGAAAACCTTGCGCCCATCAACACGGGGGGGATCATCCACAATAAGAACAAGGCCAACACGTTGGTTTTGACAGATAGAGCGAACATCTTCTACCTGCTGACAGTGCAAAACCCGCACAGGGGCCAAAACCGAACGAACCGTCAACGCCTTTTCAAGGTCGATGGCCAGCAGGACAACAGGTGCTTTCATACAGCCTCGTCAACGTTTTTTCTTTCGTGCATATGCATCACTCAAGCAGCACCATGCCAGCTGGTCAATATCCTGAATCCGTGAAATATGTTTACAGACATAACAGTATGGAAATTCGTTACATTCCTTGTACGAATGACCATCAATAGTTGAATTGAATTACAGCAATGTTATCATTGAATCACGAGCAAGGCAAACAATAGCAGGCAAAAGCTCGTTTTCAAACAGACTGTTGCACTTTACTACTGCTCTCTCAGATTCATTTAACAGGCACAATCTCATGCACCCAAATACTCATAATGTAAACAGCCCCCACAAGTCCTCGTATTTATTTCGCTCATGGAGCTTAGTATTCCTTCTTCTCTTGTCCCCATTGCCACAGCTCCAGGCTGCCCCACTGCGAATTATCTACACAAACGATACCATGGGGGAGCTTGAAGAGTGTGGCTGAGGGCACAATCGTTTGGGCGGTCTGTCCAAAAAAGCGTCTCTGGTTCGAGGACTCATGCGTGATCCCAATTACCCGACCTTGTTTGTTAGCAGTGGCAACATGCTGCTCAAAAAAAATATTAGCGCCAATGAGCAAAATGCAGCGAAGATCGGGGCTCGGGCAATGGTACGGTCGTATCAGACAATGGGAGGCCGTTTTTTAGGGGTGGGAGCGCTTGATTTAGGTACGGGCATTTCTTTGCTCTCTTCCCTCCATCACCCGCCCGAGTTCACGCTGCTCTCGGCAAATCTCTTGAATAGAAAAAGTCGTACCCTTCTATTTTCTCCCTACGCTACCCAAAAGGCGGGGAGTCTTCAAGTCGTCTTTATCGGACTTACGAACCATGAAACAAAGCCCCCTGATATGGAATTCAGTCTGCTTTCCTGGAGGGAAACCTTACCAAAATTACTTTTACAAGTTGAAAAAACAGCTGATATCCTGCTGCTGCTTTCAAATTATCCCATGGCAGAAAACCAGGCAATTGCACGCAGCTTTCCTGCCATCGATTGCATCTTCCAGTCAGGTCATGCGACTGGCAACAAAGCTCCAGTCACAATCGGCAATACATTAATCAGCCAAACCGATATTCGTGGAAAATATGTTGGTGTGCTGGATATTGAATGGAACGGACATAGAAGCTGGCAGAACAGGGAACGTGCGGATTCCATGAATGAAGACAACATCTTTAACAATCGTTTCATCGCGTTAAAGAGCTCCATGCGTGAAGATCCATTGGTGACAACGATCGTTAAACAGGCTAAGCGGAGCATGGCAAAGGCCCAAGCAACCCCTTAGAAATGGAACAGCGTTCACTTTTATAGGGTGAGAAAAACTGAGGTGCGAATAATTCTCGCTGCAAAGTGGTGAATGCTCACAAAGTCCGTGGGCTCTTGAAAGTTGTTACGGCTTTAGAAAAAAGAAAAGGCCGCCCAAAAGGGCGGCCTTTAATTATATATAAACTGAACTATATATAAAAAAACTGTCCGATCTTAGCAGCCAAATGCTTTCTGCAGGTTCGGTACAGTTTGTTTCTTACGGCTCATCATACCGTCGATCCACATGCAATTGCCATCGAGTTTGGCACCAAAAGCACCTTCGATCAGGGCATCGTCATCAGAGATAACCATCAGGTCGGTACCTTCTTTAACAACGTCGGTCAGCATCAGCAGTACAGAGTGACGCTCAGAACCTTTCTGCTCTTTCATGGCACCGTAGAGAGCCTCGCGCATATCGGCAACCTGATCCAGGGTAGCCAGCTCAAGCTGACCAACACCAACTTTCTTGCCATTCATGTCGAAGTCTTTGTAGTCACGATGAAGCAGATCCATCGGAGGTACGCCAGCTACAGCGCTTTTTGCCTTCAGCATTTCCATGAACAGACCATCGGTGTCTTTTACACCAGAAATCTCAGACAGCTCAGCAACGGCTTTTTTATCAGCCTCGGTGCAGGTCGGGGATTTGAAGTTTACGGTATCGCTGAGGATAGCAGCCATCATCAGACCAGCAACTTTCGGGTCTACGGCAATGCCTTCCATATCGTAGAGGGTTTTGAGAACGGTACCGGTACAGCCAACAGGCATGGCACAGAAAAAGATCGGCTGATTGGTGGTTACATCACCGATTTTGTGATGGTCAACAACGGCAACAACCTCGCCAGCGGAGAGATTGTCAGGAGCCTGAGCCAGATCGCTGTGGTCAACCAGAGCAAGCTGTTTGCCGGTAGCGTCGGTCAGAATCTCAGGGGTGGCAAAACCGAACTGCTTCAATACCATCTCGGACTCAGGATTCAATCCACCAGCAACGGCGGCAACATAATCCTCGCCTTTTGCTTTCATCAACTCAGCATAAGCGATTGCAGAGGTTACAGAATCGGTATCCGGACTTTTGTGGCCAATAACATAAACAGACATAGCGTATTACCTCCCAGAACATGATAAATGACACATTGTGTATGTGCGCTTCTCTTCCATCTCGGCCTCAGAACGGGCCGGAAACAATAAAATTGATCGACCTTATAATGTAAATTTATAAGCGTCAAGAAGAAAAAAAGAGGAGAGCGAAGAAGGTCCAGCTCTTTCAAAAAAAACAAGGGGATCGACAGCATCGATCCCCTGATTTTTTAGCAGGAAAATGAAGGGCGGTTCAGTCTCTGCTGCCGCCGAAAAAACGAAGAAGCATCAAAAAGAGGTTGATGAAGTCGAGATAGAGCGCAAGCGCACCGATGATCGCCCCCTTACGCACAGCCCCTTCTCCCTGCTGCATGATCCCCTCTTCACCGATGTTTTTGATTTTCTGCACATCATAGGCGGTCAGACCGGTAAAGACAAGCACACCAATGGCAGAGATCGCCCAGTAGACGGCAGGACTTTTCAAAAAGATATTGACCACGGAAGCAAGGAGAATCCCGATAAGCCCCATAAACATAAAAGAGCCCACACCGGAAAGATCCCGTTTGGTGACCATGCCATAGACAGCCATGGCAGCAAACATCCCTGCGGTCACCAGAAAAGTCGCTGCAATCGAGGCCTTGGTGTAGGCCAGAAATATGGTGGAAAGGGTCACTCCGTTCAGCAGCGAGTAGCCGAGAAAGAGTCCCGTGGCTGTTGCCGGCTGAATTTTTTCAATACGGGCGGACAGAAAAAAGACCATGCCCAATTCCACCAAGAGAAGGATCATAAAAACCGGACTGGCGATCAGTGACTGCACCATGCCGGACTGGCCCAGAAAAAAAGCCACAACACCGGTGATTCCAAGGCCTATTGCCATCCAATTGAAGACCTTGGCCAAAAAAATGGTCGAAGCTTCCTGGCGGGCCTGTGCGCGCGTTACTTCACGCGTTCCTATATGAGATTGCATATTGGTTATTCCTCCATATTCGTGGTTGAAAAATCATCAGCGTGCCAGAGCGCGTAAGCAAAGACATAAGGGAGTCTTGAATAATTAGATTTTTCGATCAAGATCAAGGCATGCGAAAAATTTTACCGCAGGCATATAGCTAATATTACGAGGATAAAATTTTGAGCATAACGCCGAGATTGGAAGAAAAAGCAATTATTCAAGATTCCCATAAGCGTCTTAAGCCCGCAGGCTCCGACACAGCCTCAAATACGTTTGTTGTATTCGTCCTTGCAGATACCGTGTTCTCTCATTGTGCCCGAAATATTAACCATTCACCAGCTAAAGGCAAGAAATCTCGATAATTGCTCTCTTCGATTACGCCATAGCCCAAGAGGTATCTCTGGCTTTCCTCTGAAACTCCCCTTAAGATATAGAAAAATCCTTTTCAAGCCAACGGAATGTTCCACATTTCCTATTTGCCGCTTTTTACCAGCCTGTGCTAAATATCTGTTTTTTCCTTCAACCTGAAACCGCGAGTATTCTTCCGTGCCCAGCCGCCGTCACGGATTCAGGTTCAATTGAAGTAGCTTTGAATACGGAGAGTGTATATGACAACAGCAGCCTATAAGGAAATGTGGGAGCAACTCAACCTGGACATTCCGGCCCACGATGGACTCCTTGCTGTGCTTGGAAAATTTTACAACGATATCTACCTTTCCCAGGATGGACGCCTCCAGGGAATGGAATATCTGGATTTTGTCCTCAGCGAGGTTCATGGCCTTCGCATCAAGGAACTGCAGGATGCAAAGGCTGAAGGCCGCAAGATTGTCGGCACCTTTTGCGTGTTCGTCCCCGAGGAGCTGACCCTGGCAGCCGGGGCGGTTCATGTAGGCCTCTGTTCAGGAGCAGAGGTTGGCTCGGACAAGGCAGAGCAGCTTGTTCCCCGCAACACCTGCGCCCTGATCAAATCTTTCATCGGCTTCAAGCTGGCCCGGCTCTGCCCCTTTACCGAGTCCTGCGACCTGGTCATCGGCGAAACCACCTGTGATGGTAAGAAAAAAGCCTACGAGGCCTTTGCCGAACATGTGAACCTGGAGGTTTTGGAGGTTCCCCAGCGAAAAACAGCCAGTGACCGCGCTCTCTGGAAAAGTGAAGTCCTTCGCTATAAATCGGTTTTGGAAGAACTCACCGGCAACACCATCACCGAAGAAAAGCTGCAGGCAGCAATCAAACTGGTCAACGAAAAACGGTTGGCTCTGCAGCGCCTCAACCGCCTTCGCCAGGCCGATCCTGCCCCGATCTCCGGCCGTGATGCCCTGCTGATCAATCAGGTTTCCATGTACGACGATCCGGTTCGTTTCACCCAAAGTATCAACACCCTGTGCGATCAGATCGAAGAGCGTATCGCAGCCGGAGAAGGCATCACCCCTGCCGGCACACCGCGTTTGCTGCTCAGTGGGTGTCCCATGGCCGTACCCAACTGGAAACTGCCCTTCATCGTCGAGAGCAGTGGAGCGGTTATCGTGGGTGAAGAATCCTGCATCGGCTCCCGGAACACCCGGGATCTGGTCAGTGAAGAGGCGACCACCATGGAAGGCATTATCGATGCGCTGGTGGATCGTTACCTGCAAATCGACTGCGCCTGTTTTACCCCCAACGATGAACGCCAGGACAACCTGAAAACCATGGTCAATGATCTCAAAGCTGACGGCGTTCTCCATTACAACCTGATGTTCTGTCAACCCTATGAGCACGAGGCCATGAAAACTGAAAAGACCATGCAAGAAGCTCAGGTCCCGGTCCTTTCCATCTCCACCGATTACAGCATGGAAGATGTAGAACAGCTGAAAACTCGCATTGAGGCCTTTATCGAGATGGTGCGTTAAACCATGGCCCTCTACGGCGGCATAGATATCGGATCGCGTTCCATTGAACTGGTGGTGCGCGATCCGCACCAGATCATCAGTCGCAAAAAAACGGCGACGACCTTTGATCCCCTGAGCCAGATTCGCTCACTGACCGAAGGCCTCGTCTTTGAAAAGCTGGTTGCAACGGGATATGGCCGAGGCCTGGTGGAAGAGGCGGGTCTCTGCCCCTGCGTGGAGACCATCACCGAAATAAAAGCCTACGGCCTGGGGGCCCATGATCTTTGCCCTGAGGCACAGACCGTACTCGATATCGGCGGGCAGGACACCAAAGCCATCGCCCTGATGGGCAGCAAAATTGCAAAATTCGAGATGAATGACCGCTGCGCTGCTGGAACTGGAAAATTTCTTGAGCACCTGGCCACGGTGTTCCAGATCCCCCTGGAAGAATTTGGCCATTATGCGCTTGAAGGCACCCAGCGTCTTGAAATCAACGCCATGTGTACGGTCTTTGCCGAGACCGAGGCCATAAGCCTCATGGCCCGGGGGAAAAATCCTCGCGACATTGCTCTGGGGTTACATAACTCCATCGTCAAGCGGACCATGACCATGCTCACCCGCATCGGTTTACAAGGGCCCCTGCTCTTTGCTGGCGGTGTCGCCAATAACCCCTGCGTGGTCCAGCTCTTGACAGAAACACTTGGATCAGCGCCGCTTATCCCCAAAGAGCCAGACATGGTCGGGGCCCATGGCGCTGCCTTGCATGCTATCAGGGAATAAGGGGAGCTATTTTTGCTTAACGCTAAGGAGCTGAGCTGGTATACAAGGCTAATTTTATCCTCCCAGTTCCGGGGCTGCACACAAGCCTCCGACTGAAAATAACCCGTAGACTTTGGAACAAGAGCAATGCCCACTATCGAAAACAAGACCCTTCTCATCGACCAAGAAACGAGCAAACTGCAAGCTTTTCGCCTGGAAGACACCTCCCGAGCACCGGTCATAATTCTGTATGTTGATGACAAACAGGCCGAGCTGATCCCGCTTAATCCTGACCAGGAGCCCCCCACCATGGTCAAATCAGCAAACATGGAGAGCGAAATACAGGTCATCACCTACAAAGAGATCAACTCCTTCATGATGCAGGGGGAGCCTAAAAAAGAAGACTGATTCTCTGCTGAGTAACCACAGCAAAGAATACAAAAAGCTCAGGGACCTTTGAAGCACTCGAAGGTCCCTGCAAAAACGGAAGGTTGTGTTGTCTGCGCGAAGACTACTTTCCTGGATCTGCCAGAGAGATGTTGAGTTCAAGCACTTCAAAATCGCCCTGCTTATCCACTGAAAGCTTAACCTGCTCTTCACTGATCTGGATGTACTTTCGTACAACTTCCAAAATATCACTCTGCAACTGTGGCAGAAAATCAGGAGTGGAGGCCGGTCGCCGCTCATGGGCAACGATAATCTGCAACCGTTCTTTGGCTACGGATGCAGAGCTGCTCTTTTTTGATTTAAAAAAGTCAAAAAAATTCATGGCATCAGGATCCAAAGAATCGGGAAAAGAAACCCTTTTTCTGTACGTCAAGGAAGCGGTATGGCACTTCCTCGCCCAGGAACCGGTCCACAATATCAAAATAGGCGGTACCGGCATCGCAGTCTTCGGCCATGGTTACGGGAATACCCGAGTTTGAGGCAGCCAGGACCAACTTGGACTCCGGCACGGCTCCCAGAAAGGGTATTGCCAGAATCTCACAAACATCCTCAGCGCTGAGCATATCCCCCCCGTCAACACGGTCAGGATCATAGCGGGTAATAACCAGGTGGACATTCACCGGATCTTCTCCCGCTTCAGCACGTTTGGTCTTACTGGCTAGCATGCCGATGATGCGATCTGAGTCACGCACAGAAGAGATCTCGGGGTTGGTCACCACCAGGGCCTCATCTGCGAAGTGCATTGCCGTCATTGCACCCTTTTCAATACCTGCGGGTGAATCACAGATGATATACTCAAAGCTCTCTCGCAGCTGCTCGATCACCTTGCCAACGCCTTCCAGCGTCAAGGCATCCTTATCTCTGGTCTGTGAGGCAGGCAGGATATACAAATTCCCGACCCGTTTATCCTTTATCAGCGCCTGATTCAGTGAACCTTCGCCATGGATAACATTTAACAGGTCGTAGACGACCCGCCTCTCGCAGCCCATAATCAGATCGAGGTTGCGCAGACCGACATCGAAATCAATTACGACCGTCTTGTATCCTCTTACCGCCAGTGCTGCGGCAACGGCCGCACTGGTGGTGGTTTTGCCCACACCGCCCTTTCCGGACGTCACGACGACGACTTTAGACAACTTCGTCCCTCCTATTTTCGTTAGATAGTGCCTCTTCAGGGGGCTTACAGGCCACCATTTCAAACGCAGGCGCTCGACGCCATTGCAAGCAAGTCCGCGAAATGCGGAAACATTGAGCTACTCTTTACAGACGATCACGATAAAAACTACCCGCGCTGGGGCTCAAAGGCCCCTAGTACGTCAAAATCCAAACCATTCTCGCCTCGACTGATCATCACGGTGTGATTAATCACTTGTGATTCAAGAGAGTCGTTGACCACATAGGCATCGGTTACTGCCACCAACTCTGGATTGCACTGCAGACAAAAGACACGAGCATCCGCGTTACCATGTACACCGGCCATGGCCCGACCACGCAATGCTCCATAGACATGAATATTTCCACTGGCGACGACCTCAGCTCCGGCATTAACCGAGGCCATAATGATCAGGTCTCCGTCGTGGGCAACGACCTGCTGCCCGGAACGCACAGGCTGCTTGATAACCATGGTCGGCACAGACATATTTTCGATCTTCTGCTCGGGTACCAGCTCTGGTTCTGCAACGGACTCTGGTACCACCACAGGGTCAGGAACAGGCTCGATAACCTTTTCCTCTTCCTGGGGCGTCACATGTTTCTCCCGGGTTGCCGGAGGCAGCACTCCCAGACCGGCATCGAGCACACGTTGTGCGACAGTCTCGACGGCAGCTCGCACGCCCACTGGAACCAGGCCCAGCCCTCGTAGAAAGGTGGTCAGTACCAGAAAATCCAGCTGTAACTGCGCGCCTTCAGACACCGCTTTCAGATCAATGAGTATTGGGGCGTTATTGAAAAAGGAGCGTGCAGGACCAATCTTCTTTTTTAACTGCGGGTAGAGCAAATCTGGATTGGTTTCTTTAACATAAAGCACCATTACGGTGAGCACACTGCCCTTGAGTTCAAACACTGAGGCTTCGCCAGGGGAATCGCTTAGTTTCATGAATCACAATCAGTAAAGGAGATCTTAAAAGCGCATGTATACCTATTCACACTACAAATCTCAAGGATACTCTGCACAACACCTTGAGAATAAAACTGTATTCGTGGCCCACCCGCCCTCACAAATTCAGTTTGTATTCAAAGTGGTACCGAACCCTCCCCCTGCTGTCAAGCCCAAGAAAAAACCTAAGGCCAAAAGCTTCACAAAAGGCCCTCAATTTTAACATTGAAAAAAAACCTGGATGTCAATCATCAGAAGGGCTTGAAGCAGGTTCAATACGTAGAGTTATCTTCTCCATCGTCATGCTTCTTATGATACTCCGTTCTTCAAGACTCTTTCTCGCAGAAATTCAGTAAAAGAAATTTGGTTTCTCGCACAATTTTCGTGGTAAACTAAAGACACTTCAATGAGATCGGAGCCATCTCTAGGCTCTTTTAATCCCATTGGGCATCAGCTATTAACAGACGCGACCGCATCTCAGGTTCTCTTTGTCATCTTCTGCAAACCGGGCAGGATTGATCTTAACAAGGAGTCTTCCCATGAACGAAACCGATGCACTTCATTGGCATCTTTATCGTTACGGCGCAATCCTCTCCCGCCAAATCGACCGGCTCTATAATGCCCTGGAAGAACTGGAACGGAGCACTCTGCTCTACCTTACATCGCAGGCAAACGATTCCGAAACAGCAATTGACTTATGGCTGAGCCAAGAGCAATTTCTCATTAATGAGGATGGGTTTTTTCAATCAATTCCATTGATCAAGGCATACCGCGAGGGTAAAGCCCCCTCCGAGGCGATCAGCTTCTCATGGGGGGGACATCTCAGGCATGATCGTATAGCCCGCCGCCATCTGTACGGCCACCGCACCATTGGCCCCCAACTCCAGCATATACACGAGCGTCTGGGCAATGTCGGCTGGATCTACTATCAAGATGCGGGAAACGTAGCTCTGCAGTACCCCTTTATCGACCAGGCAACCGCAATTTCCGCTGATTTTGACTGGTCAACCTACCATACCTTCCGTTCGGTATGCCCCGAAAACAACCCTGAGCGACAAATTTGCTGGACAGCTCCTTCCATTGATTACGCAGGTGAAGGACTGATTCTCTCTGTCTCTATCCCTGTCTGGCAAGATGATCGCTTTCTAGGGCTCTGGTCGATTGATTTACCGCTGCGTTTTCTCTATCAGGATTTCGCCATACAACATCCCTTTGATGATCAACAGCAATGGATCACTGATGATCGGGGATTGTTCCTTCTCCATGACAAGTTGCAAGCAGAGATCGACCCACAACAGGGACAGCTTTTACTCCATCCGCTCAGCGAACTTGGGGGCGACTGGGTAGACTTTAAGATGGAACATTTGCAGGGAGAAGATGGTCAGCTCACCATGACCGATGCAGAGGGCATCGAACGTATTGTTGCCTACCTTCACATCCCCAAAGTAAACTGGACACTCTTTTGCAGCATGCCTTCGGCTTCTCTAGACGAGGCAATTGCTCATCGCCTGGAAGATGCTTTTCAACAAATCGCCGACGGTCATTACGGAAGCAAAATTGCCCCCCCTCTTCCAACGCAATAATTTCCACCTTGATTGATGGGTTTAATCAAATGAGTCAACGTCTTGCCCAAGCCGAGCAAGAGCGGGAGAAGATTGAAATCCAGCTGCGCCAGTCCCAAAAACTCGAGGCAATTGGTCGACTTGCAGGAGGGGTGGCCCACGACTATAACAACATGATCAACGTCATACTGGGGTATGCAGAGTTAGCCCTGGAACGAGTAGAATCTCAAAGCCCCCTACACCGTGATTTAAGTCAGATTTTTGAAGCGGCTAAACGGTCCATGGAGATTACCCGCCAACTCCTTGCCTTTGCTCGCTGCCAGAACATTACCCCACGAAAAGTAGATTTAAACACCGAGATCGAGCCACTGTTAAGCATGATCACCAGGCTCATTGGTGAAGAGATAGAACTGCGTTTTTACCCGGGTACCGATGTTTACCCCGTTAACCTCGATCCTTCTCAGATTGATCAATTGCTGGTGAATCTCTGCGTCAATGCTCGAGATGCGATCAGCGGTATCGGTAAAATAGTGATTGAAACAACCAACACTCTCCTTGACCAAACCTACTGCGACTTGCACCCAGAATTTCATCCGGGAGAATATGCTCAACTGGCCATCAGTGACGACGGGGCTGGTATGGATGAGGAAACACAGAAAAATATCTTTGAACCCTTTTTCAGCACTAAAGATCAGGGAAAAGGTACTGGGCTGGGACTGGCGACCGTTTACGGCATCATTAAACAAAACAAAGGGTTTATCAGTGTCTACAGTGAACTGAACAAAGGCACCACCTTTCGCCTTTACCTGCCTCGTCATGCCGGAGAAGCAACAACCACACCTGCGGAAATGTTTCTTACACAAGAGCCATCGACTGCCCGGGGAGAAACTGTTTTGGTGGTCGAAGATGAAACAGGCATTCTCAATCTGGTGAAACGCTTACTTGAGGAACTGGGATACGTTCCCCTGATTGCGCCCTCTCCGCTGGCGGCGATCCAATTGGTCAAATCTCACCCTGGTTCCATCGATTTGCTGATCACAGATGTGGTCATGCCCGAGATGAACGGACGAGAACTCGCCCAAGAGTTACAAGCACTTTTACCGGAACTTAAAGTGCTGTTTATGTCTGGATACACATCTAATATTATTGCAAAACGTGGAATCTTAGATGTAAATGTAATTTTACTGCAAAAACCGTTTACCAAACAAAACTTTGCTGACAAAGTTCACCAGGCTCTTTCCAACTCCCTGCCACTTACCGGACCCCGTGACGCTCCATGGACTTCTCCTCTCTCTTGACCACTCGACAAAGTGTCCGTCGTTACAGCGACAGCCCCATAGAACCGGAAAAAATCGAACAACTGATCGAAGCGGTCCGACTGGCTCCTTCGGCCAGCAATTCGCAACCTTGGCATTTAATCATGGTTACAGATCCGGCACTCAAAAACCAAGTAGCGGATGCAACCTATAGCTCGCTCGTTTCCTTTAATAAATTTGTTCCCCAGGCCCCTGTCCTGGCGGTTTTGGTTATTGAAAAGCCCAAAGTTATCACCCAAATTGGTGGCCGCCTCAAAGCTCGTGACTTTCCGCTTATTGATATCGGCATCGCAGCCGAGCATTTTTGCTTGCAAGCGACGGAGCTGGGACTGGGCACCTGTATGCTCGGCTGGTTTGATGAACCTAAAGTACAACGACTGCTGAAAATTCCCCCAAATCGCCGCATCGGGCTCCTCATCACCTTGGGGTATAGTGATGAAAATGCACCACCACGTGCCAAAAATCGAAAATCACGCGAAGAAATGTCCAGTTTTGACAAGTATTAGCGCCATATGAGAAAAGCCTCTTTTTCCGAAAAATTTAAAAAGAGTCAATTTTTCCTCTTACTTTGTACAGATAACACGCTATCATAAAGACATCTCTTCTCTTTTTGAAGAAAATGAATTCCTGCGATCCGCTAGTTTCACTGGACGTTGTTCAGTCATCACCTGAAACCACGGATTGAGGATCTTGTTTACGAAATGAACCTTACGGCCTGGTGCTCTAGTACCCCGTATATCACCACGAACCTTTACCTGTGTCTCCCCAATGAAGTCGCTGCGAACCTCTGCGATCCTCTCTTTTTGTCTCTTTCTGTTTCTGACGCCTGCTTTCGCGAATCAGGCAGTCAAACATTATGCCCTCGCTTACACCTGGAATAAAGATATCCAACGTGCCCTGCATGATCGGGACATTTTAGCCCGAGCTCTCTCCCTCCAGGTAGACAGCCAGCTTGAGATTGTAGAAAATAATCATGAATACGGCGTGGTCTATCCCCAAGGAGGGACCCTGGCAGAAGCCCGGACTTTGGCTCTCAATCAATCTGACAGGCTCACCAGGGCAGGTTATACCCCCGCAGAACTGATTCCACAAAAAAGTTATACCAGCCTCTACCATCTCCTTTTCGCACAAAATCGCGACGCAAAAGTGTTGCTCGCAGAGTACGATCGATATCTTTCGAAACTCAAGGGAGAAGAACGAAACAATCTCCACATCGAAAAGATCGGCATCAACAACTTTGGTTTAGTGTACCACTGCTGGACGCCCCAGGCTGGCTCTCAGACCATCATACAGGCGTTACAACTCAAAGCAGGGAAAACGCCCCCAAAATTAATCTCGGCAACTGTTCGTCCGGCTCTGCCTATTATGGTTAGCGTGCCCACACCTGAAGAGGCACCGGCTCTTCCATCCAAACCGAGTAGAGGCCAAGTTACCAACGATCCCCTGCCTTGCAGTATCGCTACAGTTCCGGTTGAGGCCAAAGCCCAGGTTGTCAAAGTCGTGCCGGCACGCATAGCAAAACCTGCCCAAAAAAGGGTTGCCCTGATCAACAGCAAGGTACAGGAGTTTCTTCAAGAACAACGTAATACTGGCAAATTGCGTCGCCATGAACGCGCAGCACTGGTTGCCTATGATCTCACAAACGATACCTACCTCTCTAATATCAATTCATATTCTTCATTTCAGGCGGCAAGCATGATCAAACCCTTTGTCGCCCTTGCTTTTTTCCATCAAGTTGAGCGGGGCAAGCTCACCTATGGGCCCCAATCGCACCGCATGATGGAACAAATGATTCAACAGAGTAACAATCACGCCACCAACTGGTTTATTCGCCGCCTCGGTGGGCCAGCTCAATGTAACGCGCTGATCAACTCCCATTATCGGCATCTCTTTCGTAAGGTGCGCATTCGCGAGTACATTCCACCGGGAGGAAAAACCTATAAAAACAGTGCCTTACCCCAAGATTACGTCCACTTTCTCAAGGCTCTGTGGCATAAACATCTCCCCTACTCTGGAGAAATGCTGAGGGTCATGTCTTTGCCTGGACGGGATCGTATCTTTTGGGGCACTCAAGTTCCCAGAGGCACCCAGGTGTATAACAAAACCGGCTCCACGTCCTACCTCTGTGGGGATATGGGCATTTTGGTGACCAAAACTAAAAGCGGACGCAGTATTCCCTACGCCATTGTTGGTATTGTTCAGCGTTCATCCG
Coding sequences within it:
- a CDS encoding manganese-dependent inorganic pyrophosphatase; translation: MSVYVIGHKSPDTDSVTSAIAYAELMKAKGEDYVAAVAGGLNPESEMVLKQFGFATPEILTDATGKQLALVDHSDLAQAPDNLSAGEVVAVVDHHKIGDVTTNQPIFFCAMPVGCTGTVLKTLYDMEGIAVDPKVAGLMMAAILSDTVNFKSPTCTEADKKAVAELSEISGVKDTDGLFMEMLKAKSAVAGVPPMDLLHRDYKDFDMNGKKVGVGQLELATLDQVADMREALYGAMKEQKGSERHSVLLMLTDVVKEGTDLMVISDDDALIEGAFGAKLDGNCMWIDGMMSRKKQTVPNLQKAFGC
- a CDS encoding Bax inhibitor-1/YccA family protein, producing the protein MQSHIGTREVTRAQARQEASTIFLAKVFNWMAIGLGITGVVAFFLGQSGMVQSLIASPVFMILLLVELGMVFFLSARIEKIQPATATGLFLGYSLLNGVTLSTIFLAYTKASIAATFLVTAGMFAAMAVYGMVTKRDLSGVGSFMFMGLIGILLASVVNIFLKSPAVYWAISAIGVLVFTGLTAYDVQKIKNIGEEGIMQQGEGAVRKGAIIGALALYLDFINLFLMLLRFFGGSRD
- a CDS encoding double-cubane-cluster-containing anaerobic reductase, whose amino-acid sequence is MTTAAYKEMWEQLNLDIPAHDGLLAVLGKFYNDIYLSQDGRLQGMEYLDFVLSEVHGLRIKELQDAKAEGRKIVGTFCVFVPEELTLAAGAVHVGLCSGAEVGSDKAEQLVPRNTCALIKSFIGFKLARLCPFTESCDLVIGETTCDGKKKAYEAFAEHVNLEVLEVPQRKTASDRALWKSEVLRYKSVLEELTGNTITEEKLQAAIKLVNEKRLALQRLNRLRQADPAPISGRDALLINQVSMYDDPVRFTQSINTLCDQIEERIAAGEGITPAGTPRLLLSGCPMAVPNWKLPFIVESSGAVIVGEESCIGSRNTRDLVSEEATTMEGIIDALVDRYLQIDCACFTPNDERQDNLKTMVNDLKADGVLHYNLMFCQPYEHEAMKTEKTMQEAQVPVLSISTDYSMEDVEQLKTRIEAFIEMVR
- a CDS encoding acyl-CoA dehydratase activase encodes the protein MALYGGIDIGSRSIELVVRDPHQIISRKKTATTFDPLSQIRSLTEGLVFEKLVATGYGRGLVEEAGLCPCVETITEIKAYGLGAHDLCPEAQTVLDIGGQDTKAIALMGSKIAKFEMNDRCAAGTGKFLEHLATVFQIPLEEFGHYALEGTQRLEINAMCTVFAETEAISLMARGKNPRDIALGLHNSIVKRTMTMLTRIGLQGPLLFAGGVANNPCVVQLLTETLGSAPLIPKEPDMVGAHGAALHAIRE
- the minE gene encoding cell division topological specificity factor MinE; its protein translation is MNFFDFFKSKKSSSASVAKERLQIIVAHERRPASTPDFLPQLQSDILEVVRKYIQISEEQVKLSVDKQGDFEVLELNISLADPGK
- the minD gene encoding septum site-determining protein MinD, producing MSKVVVVTSGKGGVGKTTTSAAVAAALAVRGYKTVVIDFDVGLRNLDLIMGCERRVVYDLLNVIHGEGSLNQALIKDKRVGNLYILPASQTRDKDALTLEGVGKVIEQLRESFEYIICDSPAGIEKGAMTAMHFADEALVVTNPEISSVRDSDRIIGMLASKTKRAEAGEDPVNVHLVITRYDPDRVDGGDMLSAEDVCEILAIPFLGAVPESKLVLAASNSGIPVTMAEDCDAGTAYFDIVDRFLGEEVPYRFLDVQKKGFFSRFFGS
- the minC gene encoding septum site-determining protein MinC, whose amino-acid sequence is MKLSDSPGEASVFELKGSVLTVMVLYVKETNPDLLYPQLKKKIGPARSFFNNAPILIDLKAVSEGAQLQLDFLVLTTFLRGLGLVPVGVRAAVETVAQRVLDAGLGVLPPATREKHVTPQEEEKVIEPVPDPVVVPESVAEPELVPEQKIENMSVPTMVIKQPVRSGQQVVAHDGDLIIMASVNAGAEVVASGNIHVYGALRGRAMAGVHGNADARVFCLQCNPELVAVTDAYVVNDSLESQVINHTVMISRGENGLDFDVLGAFEPQRG